A genomic segment from Streptomyces sp. NBC_00459 encodes:
- a CDS encoding C40 family peptidase, which yields MASHRRPKQPSRTRVTVLTTAAAAAVALSANAANAAPSEKPSKDEVKAKVDKLYEQAEQATEKLNGAEEKQDRLEKEISTLQDNVARGQEELNELRDGLGLAAAAQYRTGSIDPSVQLFLSADPDDYLDKASTMDQLSAQQVESLKKVQEKQRSLAQQRSEAGEKLQDLADTRTELAKKKKEVQGRLAEAQKLLNSMTAAEKAALAAADARASRASARTALDGSEAPVTGRAGSAYAAAQSVIGSPYVYGASGPGSFDCSGLTSWAFAQAGIQIPRTSQEQANAGTRIYSQSDLQVGDLVIFYSDHHHVGFYAGNGQVLHAPRSGTVVRYESIDNMPFQFGVRI from the coding sequence GTGGCGTCCCATCGTCGACCGAAGCAACCGAGCCGCACCCGCGTGACCGTGCTCACCACCGCCGCGGCTGCCGCCGTGGCCCTCAGCGCCAATGCCGCCAACGCAGCGCCGAGCGAGAAGCCGAGCAAGGACGAGGTCAAGGCCAAGGTCGACAAGCTCTACGAGCAGGCGGAGCAGGCCACCGAGAAGCTCAACGGGGCCGAGGAGAAGCAGGACCGGCTGGAGAAGGAGATCTCCACCCTCCAGGACAACGTCGCCCGCGGCCAGGAAGAGCTCAACGAGCTGCGCGACGGCCTCGGACTCGCCGCCGCAGCCCAGTACCGCACCGGCAGCATCGACCCCTCCGTGCAGCTCTTCCTCTCCGCCGACCCGGACGACTACCTCGACAAGGCGTCCACGATGGACCAGCTGAGCGCTCAGCAGGTCGAGTCGCTCAAGAAGGTCCAGGAGAAGCAGCGCTCACTCGCCCAGCAGCGCTCCGAGGCCGGCGAGAAGCTCCAGGACCTCGCGGACACCCGCACGGAGCTGGCCAAGAAGAAGAAGGAAGTCCAGGGCAGGCTCGCCGAGGCGCAGAAGCTCCTCAACTCCATGACCGCGGCGGAGAAGGCGGCCCTCGCCGCCGCCGACGCCCGCGCCAGCCGGGCCAGCGCGCGCACCGCCCTCGACGGTTCGGAGGCGCCCGTCACGGGCCGCGCCGGTTCCGCGTACGCCGCCGCCCAGAGCGTGATCGGCTCGCCGTACGTCTACGGCGCCTCGGGTCCCGGCTCGTTCGACTGCTCGGGCCTCACCTCCTGGGCGTTCGCCCAGGCCGGAATCCAGATACCCCGGACCTCGCAGGAGCAGGCCAACGCCGGTACGCGCATCTACTCGCAGAGCGATCTGCAGGTCGGCGACCTGGTCATCTTCTACAGCGACCACCACCACGTCGGCTTCTACGCCGGCAACGGCCAGGTCCTGCACGCGCCGCGCAGCGGCACGGTCGTCCGGTACGAGTCGATCGACAACATGCCGTTCCAGTTCGGCGTACGGATCTGA
- a CDS encoding NYN domain-containing protein, whose amino-acid sequence MVETTGGEPGDGAAEVLDRPLPDGVRRRVVQIVSDGFGGLTVAELPAQLRQYARFAPNRRAKFAGNAMAAALETDTLFRQRIGEKLREAQPELTGALDTGSPPPAADPLDVAAAAYVLRPTGWVKLVTAAGEEAQRADAERADDESRAELERLRAELTAARDHTRTETERLRTELESAKKEAESLHRKLRAALSDVKRGEAALRKVHAELDTVRTEGHTQVSASESEARRLKGRLGEVEAALEASRRAAREGRSVEDMRVRLLLDTVLEAAQGLRRELALPPVSVRPAETVDAVEPGRMTPKDIAARALSENDPAILDQLLALPQAHLVVDGYNVTKTGYPQMPLEKQRLRLLGQLSQLAAQTGAEVTCVFDGAELAAPVLLAPPRGVRVLFSKAGVTADELIRQLVRAEPAGRPVIVVSTDREVADGIAKAGARPVASVVLLKRFSRG is encoded by the coding sequence ATGGTGGAGACCACAGGCGGGGAGCCGGGCGACGGCGCCGCCGAGGTGCTCGACCGCCCGCTGCCCGACGGCGTGCGCAGGCGCGTCGTACAGATCGTCTCGGACGGGTTCGGCGGGCTCACCGTGGCCGAACTGCCCGCCCAGTTGCGGCAGTACGCGCGGTTCGCGCCCAATCGGCGGGCCAAGTTCGCAGGCAATGCCATGGCTGCCGCCTTGGAGACCGACACGCTGTTCCGGCAGCGCATCGGGGAGAAGCTCAGGGAGGCCCAGCCGGAGCTGACCGGGGCTCTGGACACCGGTTCGCCGCCCCCGGCCGCCGATCCGCTGGACGTGGCCGCCGCGGCCTATGTGCTGCGCCCCACGGGCTGGGTGAAGCTCGTCACCGCGGCCGGCGAGGAGGCGCAGCGCGCCGACGCCGAGCGGGCCGACGACGAGAGCCGGGCCGAACTGGAGCGGCTGCGCGCGGAGTTGACCGCCGCCCGCGACCACACCCGTACCGAGACCGAGCGGTTGCGTACGGAGCTGGAGTCGGCGAAGAAGGAGGCCGAATCGCTCCACCGCAAGCTGCGTGCCGCCCTCAGTGACGTCAAGCGCGGCGAGGCGGCCCTGCGCAAGGTGCACGCCGAGCTGGACACCGTGCGCACCGAGGGGCACACCCAGGTCTCCGCGTCCGAGAGCGAGGCGCGACGGCTCAAGGGGCGGCTGGGCGAGGTCGAGGCCGCGCTGGAGGCCAGCAGACGCGCAGCCCGGGAGGGGCGCAGCGTCGAGGACATGCGTGTAAGGCTGCTGCTGGACACCGTGCTCGAAGCGGCGCAGGGGCTGCGGCGGGAGCTGGCGCTGCCGCCGGTGTCGGTGCGGCCGGCCGAGACCGTGGACGCGGTCGAGCCGGGGCGGATGACACCGAAGGACATCGCCGCCCGGGCGCTGTCCGAGAACGATCCGGCGATTCTCGACCAGCTGCTCGCGCTTCCGCAGGCGCATCTGGTCGTCGACGGCTACAACGTGACGAAGACCGGCTATCCGCAGATGCCGTTGGAGAAACAGCGGCTGCGGCTGCTGGGGCAACTGTCGCAGCTCGCCGCGCAGACCGGGGCCGAGGTGACCTGTGTCTTCGACGGGGCCGAGCTGGCCGCCCCGGTGCTGCTTGCGCCGCCGCGCGGGGTGCGGGTGCTGTTCTCGAAGGCCGGTGTCACCGCCGACGAGTTGATCCGGCAGCTGGTGCGCGCGGAGCCGGCCGGCCGGCCGGTCATCGTCGTGTCGACGGACCGCGAGGTGGCCGACGGGATCGCCAAGGCGGGTGCCCGGCCGGTGGCTTCGGTGGTGCTGCTCAAGCGGTTCTCGCGCGGCTGA
- a CDS encoding rhomboid family intramembrane serine protease: MIGEFEKWRTAAHRSVHRSIRAQSAPVTYGLIAVCCLLFVIGPASGLNPGYGTGDALLAAQRAYFRRWGVVPADLFTGAPRATLTPATALFVHGSWVHLLGNMLFLYVFGAMTEERLGHLEFALFYLGCGYLALLGYAAANAGSQQTLVGASGAISAILGAFLYLFPGARVTSLFPFLFFLPLRFPAWLTLPFWAALQWVAAGRASAGPGVAYLAHVVGFGLGFAYAWVRYRRTTRVRPAPATATEGENQP; encoded by the coding sequence ATGATCGGCGAGTTCGAAAAGTGGCGTACGGCGGCCCACAGATCGGTCCACAGGTCGATTCGCGCCCAGTCGGCGCCGGTGACGTACGGGCTGATCGCCGTGTGCTGTCTGCTCTTCGTCATCGGCCCCGCCTCGGGCCTGAACCCCGGGTACGGCACCGGGGACGCCCTGCTGGCCGCCCAGCGGGCCTACTTCCGCCGCTGGGGCGTGGTCCCCGCCGACCTCTTCACCGGCGCCCCGCGGGCCACGCTCACCCCTGCCACGGCACTGTTCGTGCACGGCAGCTGGGTCCACCTGCTGGGCAACATGCTCTTCCTCTACGTCTTCGGCGCGATGACGGAGGAACGCCTCGGCCACCTGGAGTTCGCCCTCTTCTACCTGGGCTGCGGCTACCTGGCCCTGCTGGGGTACGCCGCCGCCAACGCCGGCTCGCAGCAGACACTGGTGGGGGCGTCCGGCGCGATCTCGGCGATCCTGGGCGCGTTCCTGTACCTGTTCCCCGGTGCCCGCGTCACGAGCCTCTTCCCGTTCCTCTTCTTCCTCCCCCTGCGCTTCCCGGCCTGGCTGACCCTGCCCTTCTGGGCGGCCCTCCAGTGGGTGGCGGCGGGCCGGGCGTCCGCCGGGCCCGGGGTGGCCTATCTGGCGCACGTGGTGGGGTTCGGGCTGGGCTTCGCCTACGCGTGGGTGCGATATCGCCGTACGACTAGAGTGAGGCCCGCCCCAGCGACGGCCACCGAGGGAGAGAACCAGCCGTGA
- a CDS encoding Lrp/AsnC family transcriptional regulator, producing MITAIVLIKTSVDRIPEIAESIAALDSVSEVFSVTGTYDLIAMVRVKAHEDLAEIIPGSISKIPGVEATDTHVAFRTYSQHDLEAAFAIGLDS from the coding sequence GTGATCACCGCGATCGTGCTCATCAAGACCAGCGTGGACCGGATCCCCGAGATCGCGGAGTCGATCGCCGCGCTGGACAGCGTGAGCGAGGTCTTCTCCGTCACCGGCACGTACGACCTGATCGCGATGGTCCGCGTCAAGGCCCACGAGGACCTGGCGGAGATCATCCCCGGCAGCATCAGCAAGATCCCGGGCGTGGAGGCGACGGACACCCACGTGGCGTTCCGCACGTACTCCCAGCACGACCTGGAGGCGGCGTTCGCGATCGGCCTGGACAGCTGA
- a CDS encoding aminotransferase class V-fold PLP-dependent enzyme, translating to MSVSTVAADRTVCAPLSVLGRDVTVPLVTGGEVTYAALDYAASAPALQRVWDDVAAYAPYYGSVHRGAGYLSQLSTDLFENARRTVTEFLDCRADDQLIFTRSTTDSLNLLAAALPAGCQVFVFETEHHASLLPWRDAQVTYLNAPRTPQQAVTTLQEALAARDPQGPALVCVTGASNVTGELWPVRELAAAAHAHGARIVLDAAQLAPHHPVSVQDLDVDWVAFSGHKLYAPFGAGVLAGRADWLRAADPYLAGGGASRKVTRRTDGGVDVEWHDTAARHEAGSPNVIGAYSIAAACNALTEAGFDSLVAREQYLIDTVRAGLAEVPEVRVLSLFGDDAPRVGVISFVVEGWNSSHFAAALSAEYGIGVRDGLFCAHPLVRTLLGSDPQTQGECGAPEAAPGEKSLNAIRVSFGAGTPDEHVERFVGAVRELVRDGARWQYRTEDGRCVPAI from the coding sequence ATGTCTGTCTCCACCGTTGCCGCCGACCGGACCGTTTGTGCCCCTCTGTCGGTTCTGGGCCGGGATGTCACCGTCCCGCTCGTCACCGGCGGCGAGGTCACCTACGCCGCGCTCGACTACGCGGCCAGCGCCCCCGCGCTCCAGCGGGTCTGGGACGACGTGGCCGCGTACGCGCCCTACTACGGCAGCGTGCACCGGGGTGCCGGCTACCTCTCCCAGCTGTCGACGGACCTCTTCGAGAACGCCCGCAGGACGGTCACCGAGTTCCTGGACTGCCGCGCCGACGACCAGCTGATCTTCACCCGGTCCACCACCGACTCCCTCAACCTCCTCGCCGCCGCCCTCCCCGCCGGCTGCCAGGTCTTCGTCTTCGAGACCGAGCACCACGCCTCGCTGCTGCCCTGGCGGGACGCCCAGGTCACCTACCTCAACGCCCCGCGCACCCCCCAGCAGGCCGTGACCACCCTCCAGGAGGCCCTCGCCGCCCGGGATCCTCAGGGCCCGGCCCTCGTCTGCGTCACCGGCGCCTCCAACGTCACCGGTGAGCTGTGGCCCGTACGGGAGCTGGCCGCCGCCGCCCACGCGCACGGCGCCCGGATCGTCCTCGACGCGGCCCAGCTGGCCCCGCACCACCCGGTCTCCGTCCAGGACCTGGACGTCGACTGGGTCGCCTTCTCCGGGCACAAGCTGTACGCGCCCTTCGGCGCCGGTGTCCTGGCCGGCCGCGCCGACTGGCTGCGCGCCGCCGACCCGTACCTCGCGGGTGGCGGCGCCAGCCGCAAGGTCACGCGGCGCACGGACGGGGGAGTGGACGTGGAGTGGCACGACACCGCCGCCCGCCACGAGGCCGGCTCGCCGAACGTCATCGGCGCCTACTCGATCGCGGCTGCCTGCAACGCCCTCACCGAGGCCGGCTTCGATTCGCTGGTGGCTCGGGAGCAGTACCTGATCGACACCGTGCGGGCGGGGCTGGCCGAGGTGCCCGAGGTCCGGGTTCTCTCGCTCTTCGGTGACGACGCCCCGCGCGTCGGCGTCATCTCGTTCGTCGTCGAGGGGTGGAACAGCTCGCACTTCGCCGCGGCGCTCTCCGCGGAGTACGGGATCGGCGTGCGGGACGGGCTGTTCTGCGCGCATCCGCTGGTGCGGACGCTGCTGGGCAGTGACCCGCAGACGCAGGGGGAGTGCGGTGCTCCCGAGGCCGCTCCCGGGGAGAAGTCGCTGAACGCGATTCGGGTGAGCTTCGGGGCGGGGACGCCGGACGAGCACGTCGAGCGGTTCGTGGGCGCGGTCAGGGAGCTTGTGCGGGACGGGGCTCGGTGGCAGTACCGGACCGAGGACGGGCGGTGCGTTCCGGCGATCTGA
- the trpD gene encoding anthranilate phosphoribosyltransferase codes for MSAVNPAGGDTAAVRSWPRVLNGLLDGHDLSAADTAWAMNLIMRGEATDAQIAGFVVALRAKGETVEEISGFVQAMYEHANVIEVPGPTVDIVGTGGDGANTVNISTMSAIVVAGTGAKVVKHGNRAASSASGASDVLGQLGVNLELTPKRVAEVAEEAGITFCFAAKFHPAMRHVGAARGQLGIRTVFNILGPLTNPAKVRAQAVGVAHPRMAPIIAGVFAERGNSSLVFRGDDGLDELTITATSRVWVVRDGKVTEEAFDPRDVGIELVPVEALRGGDSSYNAAVARRLLDGETGPVRDAVLLNSAAALVALDPGPGSLAEQIGAGMAKAAQAIDSGAAKKTLERWSAATNA; via the coding sequence ATGAGCGCTGTGAACCCCGCCGGAGGCGATACCGCGGCGGTCCGTTCCTGGCCCCGCGTGCTGAACGGCCTGCTCGACGGCCATGACCTGAGCGCCGCCGACACCGCCTGGGCGATGAACCTGATCATGCGCGGCGAGGCGACCGACGCGCAGATCGCCGGGTTCGTGGTGGCGCTGCGGGCCAAGGGCGAGACCGTCGAGGAGATCTCGGGGTTCGTCCAGGCGATGTACGAGCACGCCAACGTGATCGAGGTGCCGGGGCCGACGGTCGACATCGTCGGCACCGGCGGCGACGGCGCCAACACCGTGAACATCTCCACCATGTCCGCGATCGTCGTCGCAGGCACCGGCGCCAAGGTCGTCAAGCACGGCAACCGGGCGGCCTCCTCGGCCTCCGGGGCGTCGGACGTGCTGGGGCAGCTCGGGGTCAATCTGGAACTGACGCCCAAGCGGGTGGCCGAGGTGGCGGAGGAGGCCGGGATCACCTTCTGCTTCGCTGCCAAGTTCCATCCGGCGATGCGTCATGTGGGCGCCGCACGCGGCCAGTTGGGCATCCGGACGGTCTTCAACATCCTGGGCCCGCTGACCAACCCGGCCAAGGTCAGGGCCCAGGCGGTCGGTGTCGCGCATCCCCGGATGGCGCCCATCATCGCCGGTGTCTTCGCCGAGCGCGGCAACTCGTCCCTGGTGTTCCGGGGCGACGACGGCCTCGACGAACTGACGATCACCGCCACCTCCCGGGTGTGGGTCGTCCGGGACGGCAAGGTGACGGAGGAGGCCTTCGACCCGCGCGACGTCGGCATCGAACTGGTCCCGGTGGAGGCGCTGCGCGGCGGCGACTCCTCCTACAACGCGGCGGTCGCCCGACGGTTGCTGGACGGCGAGACCGGGCCCGTACGGGATGCCGTGCTGCTCAACTCGGCGGCGGCGCTGGTGGCGCTGGACCCGGGGCCGGGCTCCCTGGCCGAGCAGATCGGCGCCGGGATGGCGAAGGCCGCGCAGGCCATCGACTCCGGGGCGGCGAAGAAGACGCTGGAGCGGTGGTCGGCGGCCACCAACGCGTAG
- the qcrB gene encoding cytochrome bc1 complex cytochrome b subunit: MSTTANTDARSSREKAPAGERVADWADGRLGIYSLAKTNMRKIFPDHWSFMLGEVCMYSFIIIILTGVYLTLFFHPSMNEVEYHGSYIPLQGQLMSEAFNSTMHISFDVRGGLLIRQIHHWAALIFLAGMFVHMMRVFFTGAFRKPREVNWLFGFLLFVLGMFTGFTGYSLPDDLLSGTGVRFMEGAVLSVPVVGTYLSFFLFGGEFPGGDFVARFYSIHVLLLPGIMLGLMVAHLILVFYHKHTQFAGPGKTNNNVVGMPLLPVYMAKAGGFFFLVFGVIAVIAAIASINPIWAMGPYRPDQVSTGAQPDWYMGFSEGLIRVMPGWEINFWGHTLVLGVFIPLIIFPLVLVAIAVYPFVESWVTGDKSEHHILDRPRNAPTRTAFGVAWITWYMVLLIGGGNDLWATHFHLSINAITWFVRIAFFVAPVLAFIATKRICLGLQRRDKDKVLHGRESGIIKRLPHGEFIEVHEPLSQEALHTLTAHEQYEPAMIGATVDENGVERKVKGTEKLRAKLSKSYYGEDSQIPKPTAEEYKEITSGHGHH; this comes from the coding sequence ATGAGTACTACGGCAAACACAGACGCGCGTTCGTCGCGCGAGAAGGCACCCGCCGGTGAGCGTGTCGCCGACTGGGCCGACGGCCGACTGGGGATCTACTCCCTGGCCAAGACCAACATGCGCAAGATCTTCCCCGACCACTGGTCGTTCATGCTCGGCGAAGTCTGCATGTACAGCTTCATCATCATCATCCTCACGGGTGTGTATCTGACGCTGTTCTTCCACCCGTCGATGAACGAGGTGGAGTACCACGGCAGCTACATCCCGCTGCAGGGCCAGCTGATGTCCGAGGCGTTCAACTCGACCATGCACATCTCCTTCGATGTGCGCGGTGGTCTGCTGATCCGGCAGATCCACCACTGGGCGGCGCTGATCTTCCTCGCCGGCATGTTCGTGCACATGATGCGCGTGTTCTTCACGGGTGCGTTCCGCAAGCCCCGCGAGGTCAACTGGCTGTTCGGGTTCCTGCTGTTCGTCCTGGGCATGTTCACCGGGTTCACCGGCTACTCGCTCCCGGACGACCTGCTCTCCGGCACCGGTGTGCGCTTCATGGAGGGCGCGGTCCTGTCCGTGCCGGTCGTGGGCACGTACCTGTCGTTCTTCCTGTTCGGCGGTGAGTTCCCCGGCGGCGACTTCGTGGCCCGGTTCTACTCGATCCACGTACTGCTGCTGCCGGGCATCATGCTCGGCCTGATGGTGGCGCACCTGATCCTGGTCTTTTACCACAAGCACACGCAGTTCGCGGGCCCCGGAAAGACGAACAACAACGTCGTCGGCATGCCGCTGCTGCCGGTCTACATGGCCAAGGCCGGAGGCTTCTTCTTCCTGGTCTTCGGTGTCATCGCGGTCATCGCGGCCATCGCCTCGATCAACCCGATCTGGGCCATGGGTCCCTACCGTCCGGACCAGGTGTCGACCGGCGCCCAGCCCGACTGGTACATGGGCTTCTCCGAGGGTCTGATCCGTGTCATGCCGGGCTGGGAGATCAACTTCTGGGGTCACACGCTCGTCCTGGGCGTGTTCATCCCGCTGATCATCTTCCCGCTCGTCCTGGTCGCGATCGCGGTCTACCCGTTCGTCGAGTCCTGGGTCACCGGCGACAAGAGCGAGCACCACATCCTGGACCGCCCGCGCAACGCGCCGACCCGTACGGCCTTCGGCGTCGCGTGGATCACCTGGTACATGGTGCTGCTGATCGGTGGTGGAAACGACCTCTGGGCCACGCACTTCCACCTGTCGATCAACGCGATCACCTGGTTCGTACGGATCGCGTTCTTCGTCGCCCCGGTCCTCGCGTTCATCGCCACCAAGCGGATCTGCCTCGGCCTCCAGCGCCGCGACAAGGACAAGGTGCTGCACGGCCGCGAGTCGGGCATCATCAAGCGCCTGCCGCACGGTGAGTTCATCGAGGTGCACGAGCCGCTCAGCCAGGAGGCCCTGCACACGCTCACCGCGCACGAGCAGTACGAGCCGGCCATGATCGGCGCGACGGTCGACGAGAACGGTGTCGAGCGCAAGGTGAAGGGCACGGAGAAGCTGCGCGCCAAGCTCAGCAAGTCGTACTACGGCGAGGACAGCCAGATCCCCAAGCCGACAGCCGAGGAGTACAAGGAGATCACGAGCGGCCACGGCCACCACTGA
- the qcrA gene encoding cytochrome bc1 complex Rieske iron-sulfur subunit, protein MSSQDIPEENLPAAQAASHNEHGAVGVADEKNPFADPGLPPHEHRVQDIDERAAKRSERAVAFLFTLSMVATVAFIASYVGIPHDKAIFVFPIGHINALNFALGLSLGVALFTIGAGAVHWARTLMSDEELVDERHAISAPPEVKAKVLADFKQGAKESAIGRRKLVRNTMFGALALFPLSGVMLLRDLGTLPGTKLRHTLWSKGKLLVNMNTNEPLRPSDVAVGSLTFAKPEGLEEDDHEFQTEIAKAALMIVRIQPDNIKDKRELEWSHEGIVAYSKICTHVGCPISLYEQQTHHVLCPCHQSTFDLSDGARVIFGPAGHALPQLRIGVNDEGYLEALGDFSEPVGPAFWERG, encoded by the coding sequence ATGAGTAGCCAAGACATTCCAGAAGAGAACCTGCCCGCTGCGCAGGCCGCATCGCACAACGAGCACGGTGCCGTGGGCGTCGCGGACGAGAAGAACCCGTTCGCGGACCCGGGGCTGCCGCCCCACGAACACCGTGTCCAGGACATCGACGAGCGGGCCGCCAAGCGGTCCGAGCGCGCGGTCGCCTTCCTGTTCACGCTGTCGATGGTGGCCACCGTCGCCTTCATCGCCTCGTACGTGGGCATCCCGCACGACAAGGCGATCTTCGTCTTCCCGATCGGGCACATCAACGCGCTGAACTTCGCGTTGGGCCTGTCCCTCGGGGTGGCGCTCTTCACGATCGGCGCGGGCGCGGTCCACTGGGCCCGCACCCTGATGTCCGACGAGGAGCTCGTCGACGAGCGGCACGCGATCTCCGCGCCGCCCGAGGTCAAGGCGAAGGTCCTGGCCGACTTCAAGCAGGGCGCCAAGGAGTCCGCGATCGGCCGGCGCAAGCTGGTCCGCAACACGATGTTCGGCGCGCTGGCCCTGTTCCCGCTCTCCGGCGTCATGCTGCTGCGCGACCTCGGCACGCTGCCCGGGACGAAGCTGCGCCACACCCTGTGGTCCAAGGGCAAGCTGCTCGTCAACATGAACACGAACGAGCCGCTGCGCCCCTCGGACGTCGCGGTCGGGTCACTCACCTTCGCCAAGCCCGAGGGCCTGGAGGAGGACGACCACGAGTTCCAGACCGAGATCGCCAAGGCCGCCCTGATGATCGTCCGCATCCAGCCGGACAACATCAAGGACAAGCGCGAGCTCGAGTGGTCCCACGAGGGCATCGTGGCGTACTCGAAGATCTGCACCCACGTCGGTTGCCCGATCTCCCTGTACGAGCAGCAGACGCACCACGTGCTCTGCCCCTGCCACCAGTCCACCTTCGACCTCTCCGACGGCGCCCGGGTGATCTTCGGCCCCGCCGGTCACGCCCTGCCGCAGCTGCGCATCGGCGTGAACGACGAGGGCTACCTTGAGGCGCTCGGCGACTTCTCCGAGCCCGTCGGTCCTGCCTTCTGGGAGCGCGGATGA
- the qcrC gene encoding cytochrome bc1 complex diheme cytochrome c subunit, with protein sequence MKKLSARRRHPMAAVVVLLIALAAIGGLYSAVAPTGQAKADETAQSLTITEGQRLYSVGCASCHGTGGQGSSDGPSLVGVGAAAVDFQVATGRMPAATSQGAQIPKKKNIYSQAQIDQLATYIASLGTGPSVPTEEQYGPDGADIAKGGELFRTNCAQCHNFTGKGGALTHGKFAPDLEGVAPKHIYEAMQTGPQNMPSFPDTTLSEKNKKDIIAYLDAVNGEDTVEPGGLGLGGLGPVSEGLFAWIFGLGALIAVAVWVAARTAKAKKS encoded by the coding sequence GTGAAAAAGCTCTCCGCACGACGACGCCATCCGATGGCGGCGGTCGTCGTCCTACTCATCGCGCTGGCGGCCATCGGGGGGCTGTACTCCGCTGTCGCGCCTACGGGCCAGGCGAAGGCCGATGAAACCGCCCAGTCCCTCACCATCACGGAGGGGCAGAGGCTCTACTCCGTGGGCTGCGCCAGCTGCCACGGCACCGGCGGTCAGGGGTCCTCCGACGGTCCGAGCCTGGTGGGCGTCGGCGCCGCGGCGGTCGACTTCCAGGTGGCGACCGGCCGCATGCCGGCCGCGACCTCGCAGGGCGCGCAGATCCCGAAGAAGAAGAACATCTACTCGCAGGCGCAGATCGACCAGCTCGCGACGTACATCGCGTCGCTGGGCACCGGTCCGTCCGTGCCCACCGAGGAGCAGTACGGCCCCGACGGCGCGGACATCGCCAAGGGTGGCGAGCTCTTCCGCACCAACTGCGCCCAGTGCCACAACTTCACCGGCAAGGGCGGTGCGCTCACGCACGGCAAGTTCGCCCCGGACCTTGAAGGTGTCGCCCCGAAGCACATCTACGAGGCCATGCAGACCGGCCCGCAGAACATGCCGTCCTTCCCCGACACGACGCTGTCGGAGAAGAACAAGAAGGACATCATCGCGTACCTCGACGCGGTCAACGGCGAGGACACCGTGGAGCCCGGCGGCCTCGGCCTGGGCGGTCTCGGACCGGTCAGTGAAGGCCTGTTCGCCTGGATCTTCGGCCTCGGAGCGCTCATCGCGGTCGCCGTTTGGGTCGCCGCTCGGACCGCAAAGGCCAAGAAGTCATGA
- the ctaE gene encoding aa3-type cytochrome oxidase subunit III, protein MSVVATATTVETGHAHPSVNRPNLTSVGTIIWLSSELMFFAALFAMYFTLRSVTGPDHWKEMASSLNFPFSAANTTILVLSSLTCQLGVFAAERGDVKKLRMWFIVTFVMGAIFIGGQVFEYTELVKKDGLSLSSDPYGSVFYLTTGFHGMHVTGGLIAFLFVLGRTYAARRFTHEQATAAIVVSYYWHFVDVVWIGLFATIYMIK, encoded by the coding sequence ATGTCGGTCGTGGCGACAGCAACGACAGTAGAAACCGGGCACGCGCACCCGTCGGTCAACCGGCCGAACCTCACCAGCGTCGGAACCATCATCTGGCTGAGTTCCGAGCTGATGTTCTTCGCGGCCCTCTTCGCGATGTACTTCACCCTGCGATCGGTGACCGGTCCGGATCACTGGAAGGAGATGGCGTCAAGCCTCAACTTCCCGTTCTCCGCGGCCAACACCACGATCCTGGTGCTCTCTTCCCTCACCTGCCAGCTCGGCGTGTTCGCCGCCGAGCGCGGTGACGTGAAGAAGCTCCGGATGTGGTTCATCGTCACCTTCGTCATGGGTGCGATCTTCATCGGCGGTCAGGTCTTCGAGTACACCGAGCTGGTCAAGAAGGACGGGCTCTCGCTCTCCTCCGACCCGTACGGCTCGGTGTTCTACCTGACCACCGGCTTCCACGGCATGCACGTGACGGGCGGTCTCATCGCGTTCCTGTTCGTCCTCGGCAGGACGTACGCGGCGCGAAGGTTCACCCATGAGCAGGCGACAGCCGCGATCGTCGTGTCCTACTACTGGCACTTCGTCGACGTCGTCTGGATCGGGCTCTTCGCCACGATCTACATGATCAAGTAG